A window from Dehalococcoidia bacterium encodes these proteins:
- a CDS encoding LLM class flavin-dependent oxidoreductase yields MRVRLGSLFLQSDIREWVTWAEMSEEAGFEMVGVPDSQSVYRELYVTCALAALRTRRAIIGPWVANPLTRHPAVQASAIATIDEVSGGRAMLGLGTGHSATDMLGLKPASLESLREYVLAVKELFAKKETQYQGRTVRLTWPSRPVPVYIAGAGPKILRLAGQVADGVIVGSGLLPGVVRDSLAQIRQGALDAGRDPSSVDVWWLARCCVADRRQDALREIRAAIATPGKSVFRFGQDDPHVPPELRERVARLVQRYRVDEHGMLGDERDNARVVEELGLVDYLAERFAIVGTPEECAEQVKRAAAAGANQICLRPQVADKARFFRTWRERVMSHLS; encoded by the coding sequence ATGCGCGTCCGACTCGGCTCCCTGTTCCTGCAGAGCGACATCCGTGAGTGGGTCACGTGGGCGGAGATGTCCGAAGAGGCCGGATTCGAGATGGTGGGGGTGCCGGACAGCCAGTCGGTGTACCGGGAGCTGTACGTGACCTGCGCCCTGGCCGCCCTGCGCACCCGGCGGGCCATCATCGGGCCATGGGTCGCCAACCCGCTGACGCGGCACCCGGCCGTCCAGGCGAGCGCCATCGCGACGATTGACGAGGTGTCCGGCGGTCGCGCCATGCTGGGCCTTGGCACGGGGCACAGCGCCACGGACATGCTGGGCCTGAAGCCCGCCAGCCTGGAGTCGCTCCGGGAGTACGTGCTGGCGGTCAAAGAGCTGTTTGCGAAGAAAGAGACCCAGTACCAGGGCCGGACCGTGCGGCTGACCTGGCCCTCGCGGCCCGTGCCCGTCTATATCGCGGGCGCCGGGCCGAAAATCCTGCGCCTGGCGGGACAGGTCGCCGACGGCGTCATTGTGGGAAGCGGACTTCTGCCGGGCGTGGTGCGCGACTCCCTGGCCCAGATACGCCAGGGCGCTCTGGACGCGGGGCGGGACCCCTCCAGCGTTGACGTCTGGTGGCTGGCCCGCTGCTGCGTGGCGGACCGGCGGCAGGACGCTCTGCGGGAGATCCGCGCCGCCATCGCGACGCCGGGCAAGAGCGTGTTCCGCTTCGGCCAGGATGACCCGCACGTGCCGCCTGAGCTGCGGGAGCGCGTGGCCCGGTTGGTGCAGCGCTACCGCGTGGACGAGCACGGCATGCTCGGCGACGAGCGGGACAACGCGCGGGTGGTGGAGGAGCTGGGGCTGGTGGACTACCTGGCGGAGCGGTTCGCCATTGTGGGGACGCCGGAGGAGTGCGCGGAGCAGGTGAAGCGGGCGGCCGCCGCCGGCGCGAACCAGATTTGTCTGCGGCCCCAGGTGGCGGACAAGGCGCGCTTCTTCCGGACGTGGCGGGAGCGCGTTATGTCACACCTGAGCTAG